Proteins from a genomic interval of Rhodococcoides fascians A25f:
- a CDS encoding MGMT family protein → MAPITENQVERVRALVASIPSGFVATYGDIAAAADLSSPRIVGWIMRTDSADLPWHRVLGASGRPAPHLATRQLETLRSEGVAVRDGRVPLKSIRFDFGALPSPLESTTNLGG, encoded by the coding sequence AGCGAGTTCGCGCATTGGTCGCGTCCATCCCCTCGGGATTCGTCGCCACGTACGGAGACATCGCTGCCGCGGCCGACCTGTCGAGTCCACGCATCGTGGGATGGATCATGCGCACCGACTCCGCCGACCTCCCGTGGCATCGCGTCCTCGGAGCCAGTGGCAGGCCCGCCCCGCACCTCGCCACCCGGCAGCTCGAGACGCTGCGCAGCGAAGGAGTGGCAGTCCGCGACGGCAGAGTGCCGCTGAAGTCGATTCGATTCGACTTCGGGGCGCTCCCATCGCCGCTCGAGTCGACCACTAACCTCGGAGGATGA
- a CDS encoding PaaI family thioesterase, with translation MNIRDGLGQFDPRPTAKFALSKASTFVASAGLVVDEVSGTRVAGHIDLTDEHFTPWGVVHGGVYTTAVESAASIGASEAVKDRGEFAVGVHNGTDFLRASKGGRVDVLAEPLQQGRVQQLWLVTITASDSGKTIARGQVRLQNVPLPT, from the coding sequence ATGAACATCAGAGACGGGCTCGGGCAATTCGATCCACGCCCCACGGCGAAGTTCGCACTGTCGAAGGCGAGCACCTTCGTCGCCTCTGCCGGACTGGTCGTCGACGAGGTCTCGGGAACCCGGGTGGCGGGTCACATCGACTTGACGGACGAGCATTTCACCCCGTGGGGCGTCGTACACGGCGGGGTCTACACGACCGCTGTCGAGAGCGCCGCCAGCATCGGTGCCAGCGAGGCCGTGAAGGATCGCGGCGAGTTCGCCGTCGGAGTACACAACGGCACCGACTTTCTCCGAGCGAGCAAGGGCGGACGCGTCGACGTTCTCGCAGAACCGTTGCAGCAGGGCCGTGTTCAGCAACTCTGGCTGGTCACGATCACCGCCTCCGACAGCGGAAAGACAATTGCACGCGGGCAGGTTCGGCTACAGAACGTGCCCCTGCCGACATGA
- a CDS encoding NTP transferase domain-containing protein yields the protein MADPEHPTSPQEVDKPALTVGGRRMVDIAVDAVSGCRRTVLVGPTRAGVADHVVQTRESPAGGGPVAALAAGLRSLNDSADSEHTADLVAVVAADIPLLDSAAIGSLIDSIAHSAAHAVFARDSAGRTQFLLGVWQHSTLRSAVAQLDSVDGAPMRRIVPVDHQVIALRDIEDCDTPADLLAARLAAQPSQTLEVADALERIRSRLPPLPIHRISLQDSAGTVLAEPLVSQTALPAVDISAMDGYAVCGSGPWTLRPDIAYAGSVDVAGLTAGTAVRIATGAALPPGATSVVRDEHVTHDPDGSVRRLSTTAESDDTRRCGEDWLPGTELVAAGTPIDAAVRSLAASAEVFDVTVRGPVRGRIVISGNEIRSNGPLAPGETRDVLGSVLPEYLAHCGIAVVDVTLLDDSATEFRDILTRTHDVDVIVVVGATGGGAADQLRSTLALLDAKPIVGRMRVRPGGSQITAALPDGTVVLGLPGNPLAAVGTALLTAPAIVDALTGRTVRPPRMGLLSNAADVRSAVSRLVPVTVDGTRWRADSEVRTAHLAHLVGRDALALVPAEISADEPVTILPLPY from the coding sequence ATGGCCGATCCCGAGCACCCGACGTCGCCGCAGGAGGTCGACAAGCCGGCCTTGACCGTCGGCGGCCGTCGAATGGTCGACATTGCGGTGGACGCCGTATCGGGCTGCCGCAGAACGGTTCTGGTGGGTCCCACACGCGCCGGGGTGGCGGACCACGTTGTCCAGACCCGCGAGTCGCCTGCCGGCGGTGGGCCCGTTGCGGCCCTCGCGGCGGGACTGCGATCCCTGAACGACAGTGCAGATTCAGAGCACACTGCAGATCTGGTGGCCGTCGTCGCGGCGGACATTCCACTTCTCGACTCCGCCGCGATAGGGTCCCTGATCGATTCCATCGCACACTCCGCAGCACATGCTGTATTCGCTCGCGACAGCGCAGGCCGCACGCAGTTCCTGCTGGGAGTGTGGCAGCATTCAACGCTAAGATCCGCTGTGGCACAGCTGGATTCGGTAGACGGTGCACCGATGCGCCGAATTGTTCCGGTCGATCATCAGGTCATCGCGCTACGCGATATCGAGGACTGCGACACCCCCGCCGACCTCCTGGCCGCTCGCCTCGCCGCGCAGCCGTCGCAGACGCTCGAGGTCGCCGACGCATTGGAACGCATTCGAAGCCGCCTCCCACCGCTGCCGATCCATCGAATTTCCTTGCAGGACAGCGCCGGGACCGTCCTCGCAGAACCCCTCGTGTCCCAGACCGCGTTGCCGGCAGTGGACATCTCCGCGATGGACGGTTACGCCGTCTGCGGCTCCGGGCCGTGGACGCTGCGGCCCGATATCGCGTACGCAGGAAGTGTCGACGTCGCCGGACTCACCGCCGGAACAGCGGTGCGCATCGCGACCGGCGCTGCGCTTCCGCCTGGAGCGACGTCGGTGGTGCGCGACGAGCACGTGACACACGATCCGGACGGGTCGGTGCGTCGACTGTCGACCACAGCCGAGTCCGACGACACACGTCGGTGCGGCGAGGACTGGCTGCCGGGCACCGAGCTGGTCGCCGCGGGAACTCCGATCGATGCGGCGGTACGGTCTCTCGCCGCCAGCGCGGAAGTGTTCGACGTGACGGTACGCGGTCCGGTTCGTGGTCGAATAGTGATCAGCGGCAACGAGATTCGATCGAACGGGCCGCTGGCACCCGGTGAGACCCGGGACGTTCTCGGATCGGTGTTGCCGGAGTACCTGGCGCACTGCGGCATCGCGGTCGTCGATGTGACACTGCTCGACGACTCGGCGACGGAATTTCGGGACATCCTGACTCGCACGCATGACGTGGACGTCATCGTCGTGGTCGGAGCCACCGGTGGGGGTGCCGCCGATCAACTGCGCTCGACACTCGCACTGCTCGACGCGAAGCCCATCGTCGGGCGAATGCGGGTCCGACCCGGCGGTTCCCAGATCACCGCGGCGCTGCCCGACGGCACAGTGGTGCTCGGCTTACCCGGCAACCCCCTGGCGGCCGTCGGAACGGCACTGCTGACGGCACCCGCGATCGTCGACGCGTTGACCGGCAGAACGGTGCGTCCACCACGAATGGGCCTGTTGTCCAATGCCGCGGACGTTCGATCTGCAGTCTCTCGCCTGGTCCCCGTCACCGTCGACGGCACGCGTTGGCGGGCAGATAGCGAGGTACGCACCGCACATCTGGCTCACCTGGTCGGCCGGGATGCGCTCGCACTGGTTCCGGCCGAGATCAGCGCCGACGAACCGGTGACCATCCTTCCGTTGCCGTACTGA
- a CDS encoding sirohydrochlorin chelatase, with amino-acid sequence MTPTPVLVAHGTRNPRGVEMIAALADAVSTQIGTTRVAFVDVLGPSPAEVLRGTPGSAVVVPAFLASGYHVHTDVPREIAESAHSSVAVTRALGPDPVLAKVMLDRLRDTGWCTGDSIVLAAAGSSDPRALAEHVRAAAMLAEVAGVPVRIGYVATAVPTVSEAVSALREEGHARIFVASYLLARGLFHNRLADAGADGVGEPLGVHPAIVDLVVARYFEGVRSLESGSFSTATEGWSPVRRR; translated from the coding sequence ATGACTCCGACTCCGGTGTTGGTGGCCCACGGCACCCGAAACCCCCGTGGTGTCGAGATGATTGCCGCACTTGCCGATGCCGTGTCGACGCAGATCGGTACGACTCGCGTGGCATTCGTCGACGTACTCGGGCCGTCCCCGGCCGAGGTGCTGCGCGGCACCCCCGGGTCGGCGGTCGTGGTTCCGGCATTCCTGGCGTCGGGCTATCACGTCCACACCGACGTACCGCGAGAAATTGCCGAAAGCGCTCACAGCTCGGTCGCGGTCACCCGTGCTCTGGGACCGGACCCCGTACTCGCGAAGGTCATGCTCGATCGGCTACGCGACACCGGTTGGTGCACAGGGGATTCCATCGTGCTCGCCGCTGCAGGGTCGTCCGACCCCCGAGCGCTGGCAGAACACGTTCGAGCAGCAGCGATGCTGGCCGAGGTCGCGGGGGTCCCGGTGCGCATCGGGTATGTCGCCACCGCTGTCCCCACTGTGTCCGAGGCGGTGTCGGCTCTGCGAGAGGAGGGACACGCTCGAATCTTCGTTGCATCGTATCTGTTGGCGCGCGGGCTCTTTCACAATCGATTGGCCGACGCAGGTGCAGACGGCGTCGGTGAGCCGCTGGGGGTCCATCCAGCAATCGTGGATCTGGTGGTGGCCCGCTACTTCGAGGGCGTCCGATCGCTGGAGAGCGGATCGTTCAGTACGGCAACGGAAGGATGGTCACCGGTTCGTCGGCGCTGA
- a CDS encoding uroporphyrinogen-III synthase: MSEIAGAGTPLAGFTVGITASRRAEEFATLLERRGATVMHAPAIRIIPLADDAELERVTAAIIAHPPEITVATTGIGFRGWVEAADGWGQAEELGAALGASRLLARGPKATGAIRAADLREEWSPASESSAEVLEHLLAEGVEGKRIAVQLHGATTEWEPIPDFCEVLRCAGAEVVPVPVYRWTAPDDQGPMDRMIEAVVVGDLDALSFTSAPAVASMLMRADENGVLEPLLQSMRTRVLPVCVGPVTAAPLEQLNVATTQPARARLGALARHIAEELPRRTGRLHAGGHVVSVRGRCVVVDGEVRPVSPAGMALMKTLARNPGRVVSREDLLASLPGGGGDTHAVETAMTRLRSSLGAPKAIQTVVKRGYRIALDHVETEPDCDSEEPAVHARVAVVEGGKY; encoded by the coding sequence GTGAGCGAAATCGCCGGGGCAGGAACGCCTCTGGCCGGGTTCACCGTCGGGATCACGGCGTCGCGTCGGGCCGAGGAATTCGCAACTCTGCTCGAGCGGCGGGGAGCAACCGTGATGCATGCCCCTGCGATCCGCATCATCCCGCTCGCGGACGATGCCGAGCTGGAACGCGTGACCGCGGCGATCATCGCGCATCCGCCCGAAATTACCGTCGCCACAACGGGAATCGGATTCCGAGGCTGGGTGGAGGCCGCAGACGGATGGGGGCAGGCAGAAGAACTCGGTGCTGCGCTCGGGGCGTCCCGGTTGCTGGCGCGCGGCCCCAAGGCAACGGGTGCGATCAGGGCCGCCGATCTCCGCGAGGAATGGTCGCCCGCCTCCGAATCCTCCGCGGAGGTACTCGAGCATCTACTCGCCGAAGGGGTCGAGGGCAAACGTATCGCCGTGCAACTGCACGGCGCAACGACCGAGTGGGAGCCGATCCCGGACTTCTGCGAGGTACTGCGCTGTGCCGGAGCCGAAGTGGTTCCGGTGCCGGTGTATCGCTGGACGGCCCCCGACGACCAGGGTCCGATGGACCGCATGATCGAAGCCGTCGTCGTCGGCGATCTCGACGCACTCAGCTTCACCTCCGCGCCCGCGGTGGCCTCGATGCTGATGCGCGCCGACGAGAACGGGGTGCTAGAACCCCTGTTGCAATCGATGCGTACGCGGGTGCTTCCGGTGTGCGTCGGGCCGGTGACGGCAGCACCCCTCGAACAACTGAACGTGGCCACCACGCAACCGGCGAGAGCGCGTTTGGGCGCACTGGCGCGGCATATCGCCGAGGAATTGCCGAGGCGGACCGGTCGTCTTCATGCAGGCGGACACGTGGTGAGCGTGCGCGGACGGTGCGTCGTGGTCGACGGTGAAGTGCGACCGGTGTCGCCGGCCGGAATGGCGTTGATGAAGACACTCGCTCGCAATCCCGGACGCGTCGTCTCCCGGGAGGACTTGCTTGCGTCCTTGCCCGGTGGCGGAGGTGACACTCACGCGGTGGAAACAGCGATGACCAGACTCCGGTCGTCTCTCGGCGCGCCGAAGGCGATCCAGACCGTGGTCAAGCGTGGGTATCGGATCGCACTCGATCACGTCGAGACCGAACCGGACTGCGATTCCGAGGAGCCCGCCGTGCATGCGCGTGTGGCCGTCGTCGAAGGAGGGAAGTACTGA
- the nirD gene encoding nitrite reductase small subunit NirD — translation MTVIDSRTAVPNDIARSWTPACTLDTLIPGRGVAVLLRGGTQAALFLLDDGRLFAVGNIDPYGRAAVMSRGLVGDRGGEPTVASPLLKQVFSLVDGRCLDDAEVGLGSFEVSCVEGVVLVRGGST, via the coding sequence ATGACTGTCATCGACTCACGTACAGCGGTACCGAACGACATTGCTCGTAGTTGGACCCCGGCCTGCACGCTGGACACGCTGATTCCGGGGCGCGGGGTAGCGGTGCTCCTGCGCGGAGGCACCCAGGCGGCGTTGTTTCTGCTCGACGACGGACGACTGTTCGCGGTGGGCAACATCGATCCGTACGGACGCGCAGCGGTGATGTCGCGCGGCCTCGTGGGTGACCGCGGTGGCGAGCCCACGGTCGCATCACCGTTGCTCAAGCAGGTCTTCTCCTTGGTCGACGGGCGCTGCCTCGACGATGCGGAGGTCGGTCTCGGATCCTTCGAGGTCTCCTGCGTCGAGGGTGTCGTGCTCGTCCGCGGCGGCTCTACGTGA
- the nirB gene encoding nitrite reductase large subunit NirB → MKNAVVVGHGMVGHRFVEALRARDEAAEWKVTVLCEEALPAYDRVGLSSYVGGWDHKELALAGNDYPGDLFVEMRTGVRADRIDRDHRTVETSAGDTVEYDALVLATGSYPFVPPIPGHDLPGCFVYRTLDDLDKIRARADAAGPGAVGVVVGGGLLGLEAANALQKMGMTPHVIEFAPRLMPLQVDEGGGLLLARLVTELGLNVHVGVGTSSISENDSAGLTVELSDGSTIDAALLVFSAGVRPQDRLARESGLEVGERGGIMVDIGCTTSDPAVFAIGECAAVEGRCYGLVAPGYSTAEVVADRLLGGAAKFPGADMSTKLKLMGVDVASFGDAMAATPGALEVVFSDAPKGTYAKLVVTDDAKTLLGGILVGDASAYSLLRPLVGRELPGDPGALISPAAEQVGIGALPDDAEICSCNGVSKGAICSAIADGACDLAAVKSCTTAGTTCGGCLPSIKSLLAASGVVLSKSLCEHFSQSRAELFEIVRATNTRTFSSLIAKYGSGTGCDICKPVVASILASTSSDHILEGEQASLQDTNDHFLANIQKNGTYSVVPRMPGGECTPEQLIVIGEVARDFGLYTKVTGGQRIDMFGARVEQLPAIWKRLVDAGMESGQAYGKSLRTVKSCVGSSWCRYGVQDSVGMAVDLENRYRGLRSPHKIKFGVSGCARECAEARGKDVGIIATEGGWNLYVGGNGGQSPKHAQLLASNLDDTTLVSYIDRYLMFYVRTADRLQRTAPWLESLDGGLDHLKAVVCDDSLGIGAELEADMERHVAGYKDEWAGVLEDDEKLGRFVSFVNAPAEADPTIAFDDSGARKIPVLMGMPRVGA, encoded by the coding sequence ATGAAGAACGCGGTAGTGGTAGGTCACGGAATGGTCGGGCACCGGTTCGTCGAAGCGTTGCGTGCGCGCGACGAGGCAGCCGAGTGGAAGGTCACGGTCCTCTGCGAGGAAGCGTTGCCGGCGTACGACCGAGTGGGCCTGTCGTCCTACGTCGGTGGCTGGGACCACAAGGAACTTGCGCTGGCGGGTAACGACTACCCCGGTGACCTTTTCGTCGAGATGCGCACCGGCGTGCGTGCCGATCGCATCGACCGTGATCACCGGACCGTCGAGACCTCCGCGGGCGACACGGTGGAGTACGACGCGCTCGTGCTCGCCACCGGGTCCTATCCGTTCGTGCCGCCGATCCCCGGACACGATCTACCTGGCTGCTTCGTCTACCGGACCCTCGACGACCTGGACAAGATCCGTGCCCGGGCGGACGCAGCCGGCCCCGGTGCCGTGGGGGTCGTCGTCGGCGGAGGTCTACTCGGCCTCGAAGCGGCGAACGCGCTGCAGAAGATGGGCATGACCCCGCACGTCATCGAGTTCGCTCCACGATTGATGCCGCTGCAGGTCGACGAGGGCGGAGGCTTGCTGTTGGCTCGTCTCGTCACCGAACTCGGGCTGAACGTCCATGTAGGAGTCGGTACATCGTCGATCTCCGAGAACGACAGCGCCGGCCTGACGGTCGAGCTGAGCGACGGCAGCACGATCGACGCCGCTCTGTTGGTGTTCTCCGCCGGTGTGCGTCCCCAGGATCGGCTGGCCCGCGAGAGTGGCCTCGAGGTCGGCGAGCGCGGCGGCATCATGGTCGACATCGGTTGCACTACCTCCGATCCCGCCGTGTTCGCGATCGGCGAGTGTGCCGCAGTCGAGGGCCGATGCTACGGCCTGGTCGCTCCGGGATACTCGACGGCAGAGGTGGTGGCCGACCGATTGCTCGGCGGCGCAGCGAAATTCCCCGGTGCCGACATGTCCACCAAACTCAAGCTCATGGGCGTCGATGTCGCGAGCTTCGGCGACGCGATGGCGGCTACTCCGGGTGCTCTCGAGGTGGTGTTCAGCGATGCACCCAAGGGAACATACGCCAAGCTCGTCGTGACCGACGACGCGAAGACCCTCCTCGGCGGCATCCTCGTCGGCGACGCCTCCGCGTACTCGCTGCTGCGTCCGCTCGTCGGACGAGAACTTCCCGGCGACCCCGGAGCCCTGATCTCACCGGCAGCCGAACAGGTCGGTATCGGTGCGCTGCCCGACGACGCCGAGATCTGCTCCTGCAACGGCGTGAGCAAGGGGGCCATCTGCTCGGCCATCGCCGACGGAGCGTGCGATCTGGCGGCCGTGAAGAGTTGCACCACCGCGGGCACCACCTGCGGAGGCTGTCTGCCGTCCATCAAGTCGTTGCTGGCCGCATCCGGGGTGGTGCTCTCGAAGTCTTTGTGCGAGCACTTCTCTCAATCCAGGGCCGAGCTGTTCGAGATCGTTCGGGCAACGAACACACGCACCTTCTCGTCGCTGATCGCCAAGTACGGCAGCGGAACCGGTTGCGACATCTGCAAACCCGTCGTCGCGTCGATCCTCGCATCGACGTCCTCCGATCACATTCTGGAAGGCGAGCAGGCCTCGCTGCAGGACACCAACGATCACTTCCTGGCCAATATCCAGAAGAACGGCACGTACTCGGTGGTGCCGCGGATGCCCGGTGGTGAATGCACGCCCGAGCAGCTGATCGTCATCGGCGAGGTCGCTCGCGATTTCGGGCTCTACACCAAGGTGACGGGCGGACAGCGCATCGATATGTTCGGTGCCCGCGTCGAGCAGTTGCCTGCTATCTGGAAGCGCCTCGTCGACGCAGGCATGGAATCGGGCCAGGCATACGGGAAGTCGCTGCGCACGGTCAAGAGCTGCGTCGGCTCCAGTTGGTGCCGCTACGGTGTCCAGGATTCGGTGGGGATGGCCGTCGACCTGGAGAACCGCTATCGAGGGCTGAGGTCCCCGCACAAGATCAAGTTCGGGGTATCGGGCTGTGCGCGTGAATGCGCCGAGGCTCGTGGAAAGGACGTCGGAATCATCGCTACCGAGGGCGGTTGGAACCTGTACGTCGGCGGAAACGGCGGCCAGTCACCCAAGCACGCTCAATTGCTGGCCTCGAATCTGGACGACACCACGTTGGTCAGCTACATCGATCGGTACCTCATGTTCTACGTGCGCACCGCAGACCGACTGCAGCGCACCGCGCCGTGGCTCGAGTCGCTCGACGGGGGACTCGATCATCTCAAAGCCGTCGTGTGCGACGACAGCCTCGGTATCGGCGCAGAACTCGAAGCCGACATGGAGCGCCACGTCGCCGGCTACAAGGACGAATGGGCGGGCGTGCTCGAAGACGACGAGAAGCTCGGTCGTTTCGTCTCGTTCGTCAACGCACCGGCCGAGGCCGATCCCACCATTGCGTTCGACGACTCCGGAGCACGCAAGATCCCCGTGCTGATGGGAATGCCGCGCGTCGGTGCCTAG
- a CDS encoding nitrate/nitrite transporter produces MNHHIAHWNSEDVEAWEAGGKQIAKRNLIWSVVAEHVGFSIWSIWSVMVLFMPLSVYGIDAAGKFFLVAVPTLVGAILRIPYTFATAKFGGRNWTIFSALVLLIPTVLTMYFMLNPASYTTYIIVAAFAGLGGGNFASSMTNINAFYPQREKGWALGLNAGGGNIGVPVIQLIGLLVIATIGNTAPEIVCAVYLVFIAIAAVGAALYMDNLDNQKTNGRSMIDVLKFSDAWWIAFLYIGTFGSFIGFSFAFGQVLQINFLAGLTDGAPATPALQAQASLQAAQIAFLGPLLGSLSRPFGGKLADKIGGGKITLYTFVAMTFSTGILVAASTWDDSTPGAASGTVMVLFVIGFIALFLLSGLGNGSVYKMIPAIFAAKSVQLQGMTVDEQQHWSRKMSGALIGIAGAIGALGGVGINLVLRASYSGTAKSATTAFWVFLGFYIVCAIVTWAIYLRKTSSADADASVAV; encoded by the coding sequence GTGAACCATCACATTGCGCACTGGAATTCCGAGGACGTCGAGGCCTGGGAGGCCGGTGGCAAGCAGATCGCCAAGCGAAATCTGATCTGGTCGGTCGTCGCCGAGCACGTCGGGTTCTCGATCTGGTCGATCTGGTCGGTGATGGTGCTGTTCATGCCGCTATCCGTCTACGGCATCGATGCGGCCGGCAAGTTCTTCCTCGTGGCCGTGCCCACTCTCGTCGGCGCAATCCTTCGGATCCCGTACACCTTCGCCACGGCCAAGTTCGGTGGGCGGAACTGGACCATCTTCAGCGCCTTGGTGCTTCTGATCCCGACCGTACTGACGATGTACTTCATGCTGAACCCGGCGTCGTACACCACGTACATCATCGTGGCGGCGTTCGCCGGATTGGGCGGTGGCAACTTCGCATCCTCCATGACGAACATCAATGCGTTCTATCCCCAGCGCGAAAAGGGTTGGGCGCTCGGTCTCAATGCAGGCGGCGGCAACATCGGCGTGCCCGTCATCCAGCTCATCGGGTTGCTCGTCATCGCCACCATCGGCAACACCGCGCCCGAGATCGTCTGCGCGGTATATCTCGTGTTCATCGCGATCGCCGCCGTCGGTGCAGCGCTGTACATGGACAATCTCGACAATCAGAAGACCAATGGCCGCTCCATGATCGACGTGCTGAAGTTCTCCGATGCGTGGTGGATCGCCTTCCTCTACATCGGTACCTTCGGCTCGTTCATCGGCTTCAGTTTCGCGTTCGGCCAGGTGCTGCAGATCAACTTCCTCGCCGGACTCACCGACGGGGCCCCGGCAACCCCCGCGCTGCAGGCGCAGGCTTCGCTGCAGGCTGCTCAGATCGCGTTCCTCGGTCCATTGCTGGGATCGCTGTCGCGGCCTTTCGGAGGCAAGCTCGCAGACAAGATCGGCGGCGGCAAGATCACCCTGTACACGTTCGTGGCCATGACCTTCTCCACCGGAATTCTGGTAGCGGCCAGTACCTGGGACGACTCGACGCCCGGAGCGGCCAGCGGCACGGTCATGGTGCTCTTCGTCATCGGATTCATTGCACTCTTCTTGCTCTCGGGTCTGGGCAACGGATCGGTCTACAAGATGATCCCCGCGATCTTCGCCGCGAAATCGGTTCAGCTTCAGGGCATGACGGTCGACGAGCAGCAGCACTGGTCGCGCAAGATGTCCGGCGCTCTGATCGGTATCGCCGGTGCGATCGGCGCGCTCGGCGGTGTCGGAATCAATCTGGTTCTGCGAGCGTCGTACTCGGGCACTGCGAAGTCCGCGACCACCGCGTTCTGGGTGTTCCTCGGCTTCTACATCGTGTGCGCGATCGTCACCTGGGCGATCTACCTGCGCAAGACCAGCTCTGCCGATGCCGACGCTTCGGTAGCCGTCTGA